The following proteins are co-located in the Microvirga ossetica genome:
- a CDS encoding UPF0262 family protein: protein MASEAKERTRLVAVTLDESSIGRGNPDQEHERAIAIYDILEENTFALPGYDGGPYVLRISLIEKKLCFEVNAQDGAHLVSHHLSLTPFRKAIRDYEMICDSYYQAIRASSPAQIEAIDMGRRGLHNEAAELLMKRLEGKLILDFDTARRIFTLIFALHWKG, encoded by the coding sequence ATGGCGAGCGAAGCGAAGGAGCGCACCCGGCTGGTCGCCGTCACGCTCGACGAATCCTCCATCGGCCGCGGCAACCCCGACCAGGAGCACGAGCGTGCCATCGCCATCTACGATATTCTCGAAGAGAACACCTTCGCCCTGCCGGGTTACGATGGCGGGCCCTATGTTCTGCGCATCTCACTGATCGAGAAGAAGCTCTGCTTCGAGGTCAACGCGCAGGATGGGGCGCACCTCGTTTCGCATCACCTGTCGCTGACGCCGTTCCGCAAGGCGATCCGCGATTACGAGATGATCTGCGACAGCTATTACCAAGCCATCCGCGCCTCCTCTCCGGCGCAGATCGAAGCCATCGACATGGGACGGCGCGGGCTGCACAACGAGGCGGCCGAACTTCTGATGAAGCGCCTCGAGGGCAAGCTCATCCTCGATTTCGATACGGCCCGGCGTATCTTCACGCTGATCTTCGCGCTTCACTGGAAGGGCTGA
- the hisD gene encoding histidinol dehydrogenase, which produces MAQRLDAREASFPKAFAALLSAKREVSEDVDQAVRAIIEEVMVRGDEALIDFTLRFDGLALQPETLRISDAEIDAARAECPKEALEALALAKERIETYHRTQRPQDSMSTDSVGVTLGWRWTAIESVGLYVPGGRASYPSSVLMNAVPAKVAGVPRVVMVVPTPKGETNPLVLAAARLAGVDEVYRIGGAQAVAALAYGTESLNPVAKIVGPGNAYVAAAKRRVFGQVGIDMIAGPSEVLILADAHSNPDWIAADLLAQAEHDPAAQSILITDSPALADAVEKAVERQLRTLPKAEIAGASWRDYGAIILIDRLENAIPLVDRLAPEHLEIETENAEEFAAKVRNAGSIFLGSHTPEAIGDYVGGPNHVLPTARSARFSSGLSVLDFMKRTSILKCDAGALRALGPAAIALGRSEGLEGHARSVAIRLNL; this is translated from the coding sequence ATGGCGCAGAGGCTTGACGCGCGGGAGGCTTCCTTCCCGAAGGCTTTCGCCGCTCTCCTTTCGGCCAAGCGCGAGGTCTCGGAGGACGTGGACCAGGCGGTGCGTGCCATCATCGAAGAGGTGATGGTGCGGGGCGACGAGGCCCTGATCGACTTCACGCTTCGCTTCGACGGGCTCGCCCTCCAGCCTGAGACCCTGCGCATCTCGGATGCCGAGATCGATGCCGCCAGGGCCGAATGCCCGAAGGAGGCGCTGGAAGCCCTCGCGCTCGCGAAGGAGCGCATCGAGACCTATCACCGGACGCAACGCCCGCAGGATTCCATGAGCACGGACTCGGTGGGCGTCACCCTGGGCTGGCGCTGGACAGCGATCGAATCCGTCGGCCTCTACGTTCCCGGCGGGCGGGCGAGCTATCCCTCCTCCGTCCTGATGAACGCGGTGCCGGCGAAGGTCGCTGGCGTGCCGCGCGTCGTCATGGTCGTCCCAACCCCGAAGGGCGAGACGAACCCGCTCGTTCTGGCCGCGGCGCGCCTTGCCGGCGTCGACGAGGTCTACCGCATCGGCGGCGCCCAGGCCGTGGCGGCGCTCGCCTACGGCACGGAGAGCCTGAATCCGGTCGCCAAGATCGTCGGTCCCGGCAACGCCTATGTGGCGGCCGCCAAGCGCCGCGTCTTCGGCCAGGTCGGCATCGACATGATCGCAGGACCCTCCGAAGTGCTGATCCTCGCGGATGCCCACAGCAATCCGGACTGGATCGCCGCCGATCTCTTGGCACAGGCCGAGCACGATCCCGCTGCCCAGTCGATCCTCATCACCGACAGCCCCGCGCTCGCCGACGCGGTCGAGAAGGCCGTCGAGCGCCAGCTCCGGACCCTGCCGAAGGCCGAGATCGCCGGTGCCAGCTGGCGCGATTACGGCGCCATCATCCTGATCGACCGGCTCGAGAACGCCATTCCCCTGGTCGACCGGCTCGCGCCGGAGCATCTCGAAATCGAGACGGAGAACGCCGAGGAGTTCGCGGCGAAGGTCCGCAACGCCGGCTCGATCTTCCTCGGCAGCCACACGCCCGAGGCCATCGGCGATTACGTGGGCGGTCCGAACCACGTCCTGCCCACGGCCCGCTCGGCCCGTTTCTCCTCGGGCTTAAGCGTGCTTGACTTCATGAAGCGAACCTCGATCCTGAAATGCGATGCGGGCGCTCTGCGTGCGCTCGGCCCGGCAGCGATCGCGCTCGGGCGTTCGGAGGGACTGGAGGGGCATGCGCGGTCGGTCGCGATCCGCCTGAACCTCTAG
- a CDS encoding DUF2948 family protein: MDLLRLVAFDPDDLAVISAHLQDSLLRVGDIAYLPRERRFAIQIRRYDWEAATPQRRLTCMHFENVTGVRVRGIDQTNKDAVLNLLAIAFEEASAPSGTATLIFAEGGAIQVDLECIEMQMKDTGPVWAAESRPSHDDQVQAAGRP; this comes from the coding sequence ATGGACCTCCTCAGACTCGTCGCGTTCGACCCCGACGACCTTGCCGTCATTTCCGCTCATCTTCAGGATTCGCTCCTGCGGGTGGGCGACATCGCCTATCTGCCCCGGGAAAGGCGTTTCGCCATCCAGATCCGCCGCTACGACTGGGAGGCCGCGACGCCTCAGCGGCGGCTGACCTGCATGCATTTCGAGAACGTCACGGGCGTGCGCGTCCGGGGCATCGACCAGACCAACAAGGATGCGGTCCTTAACCTTCTCGCCATCGCCTTCGAGGAGGCCAGCGCTCCGTCGGGCACTGCCACCTTGATCTTTGCCGAAGGCGGCGCCATCCAGGTGGACCTGGAGTGCATCGAGATGCAGATGAAAGACACCGGTCCGGTCTGGGCTGCCGAAAGCCGCCCCTCCCACGACGACCAGGTTCAAGCGGCGGGGCGTCCGTAA